From Canis lupus familiaris isolate Mischka breed German Shepherd chromosome 16, alternate assembly UU_Cfam_GSD_1.0, whole genome shotgun sequence, one genomic window encodes:
- the MRPS24 gene encoding 28S ribosomal protein S24, mitochondrial — protein MAAPVCCGALGPRMLSWSRELRCSWRALHLSAVCAKNRAARVRVGKGDKPVTYEEAHAPHFIAHRKGWLSLHTGNLDGEEHAAERTVEDVFLRKFMLGTFPGCLADQLILKRRANQLQICALVLRQLPAHKFYFLVGYSETLLSHFYKCPVRLHLQTVPSKVVYKYI, from the exons ATGGCGGCGCCCGTGTGCTGCGGGGCGCTCGGGCCCCGG ATGTTGTCCTGGAGCCGAGAGCTGCGGTGCTCCTGGCGCGCCCTGCACCTGTCCGCGGTCTGCGCCAAG AACCGGGCGGCCCGAGTCCGAGTAGGCAAAGGGGACAAGCCGGTGACCTATGAGGAGGCGCACGCACCGCACTTCATCGCCCACCGCAAGGGCTGGCTGTCGCTGCACACAG GTAACCTGGATGGTGAGGAACATGCTGCAGAACGAACAGTGGAGGATGTCTTCCTTCGGAAGTTCATGCTGGGCACCTTCCCAGGGTGTCTGGCCGACCAGCTGATCCTAAAGCGCCGGGCTAATCAGTTGCAAATCTGTGCTCTGGTCCTGAGGCAGCTACCTGCACACAAGTTCTACTTCCTGGTGGGCTACAGTGAGACTCTGCTGTCCCACTTTTACAAATGTCCTGTCCGTCTGCACCTCCAAACTGTGCCCTCCAAGGTCGTGTATAAGTACATCTAA